In Geminocystis sp. NIES-3708, a single window of DNA contains:
- the sixA gene encoding phosphohistidine phosphatase SixA — protein MKIYLIRHGIAESRNIEQNDPERILTGRGITKTQKVAQKLSNLEVKFDVIISSPYTRAKETAIILQQAKLTSEIIEHSALEPEGNILEWISWLQNFNCNQNSSIALVGHQPNLGNWTELLVWGQIHGKLILKKAGIIGLDLLDLSNPIGTSELFLLAGPKWITN, from the coding sequence ATGAAAATATACTTAATCCGTCACGGTATTGCTGAATCTAGGAATATAGAACAAAATGATCCTGAAAGAATTTTGACGGGTAGAGGAATTACCAAAACCCAAAAAGTCGCCCAAAAATTATCTAATTTAGAGGTTAAGTTTGATGTAATTATTAGTAGTCCTTATACCAGAGCCAAGGAAACTGCAATTATTTTACAACAAGCAAAATTAACTTCTGAAATTATTGAACATTCAGCCTTAGAACCTGAAGGAAATATATTAGAGTGGATTAGTTGGCTACAAAATTTTAATTGTAATCAAAATAGTAGTATTGCTTTAGTCGGACATCAACCAAATCTTGGTAATTGGACAGAATTATTAGTTTGGGGACAAATTCATGGAAAATTAATCCTCAAAAAAGCTGGTATTATTGGTTTAGACTTATTGGATTTATCCAATCCTATCGGTACAAGTGAGTTATTTTTGTTAGCAGGTCCAAAATGGATTACTAATTAA
- the cobA gene encoding uroporphyrinogen-III C-methyltransferase, translating to MIIKESQKVGKVYLVGAGPGDPGLMTIKGKTLLELAEVVIYDALVSAEILEMISPDAEKINAGKRRGNHSLLQSDTTQLLIAKAKEHSIVVRLKGGDPFVFGRGGEEMSDLIAEGIAVEVVPGITAGIAAPAYANIPVTHRGYSSSVTFVTGHESAGKYRPEVNWKAIALGSETIVIYMGIHNLSYIIPELIKAGLDEKTEIALIRWGTRPEQEELYGTLEDILDQVEKTGFTAPAIAIIGKVVGFRQSLTIIKNL from the coding sequence ATGATAATAAAAGAGTCTCAAAAAGTTGGTAAAGTTTACTTAGTGGGTGCAGGTCCTGGAGATCCGGGATTAATGACAATTAAGGGCAAAACTCTCCTTGAATTGGCAGAAGTGGTTATCTACGATGCTTTAGTAAGTGCAGAAATTTTAGAGATGATTAGCCCTGATGCTGAAAAAATTAACGCTGGTAAACGTAGAGGCAATCACTCATTGTTACAATCAGATACCACACAATTATTGATTGCAAAAGCAAAAGAACACTCTATCGTTGTACGTTTGAAAGGAGGAGATCCTTTCGTTTTTGGACGGGGTGGGGAAGAAATGTCAGATTTAATAGCCGAAGGAATTGCAGTGGAAGTTGTACCCGGAATTACTGCTGGTATTGCTGCTCCTGCCTATGCAAATATTCCTGTTACCCATCGAGGTTATAGTTCTTCGGTTACTTTTGTAACTGGTCATGAGTCAGCAGGAAAATATCGCCCTGAAGTTAACTGGAAGGCGATCGCCCTTGGTTCAGAAACTATTGTTATTTATATGGGGATTCATAATTTAAGCTATATTATCCCCGAATTGATTAAGGCTGGTTTAGATGAAAAAACAGAAATCGCCCTGATTCGATGGGGTACAAGACCAGAACAAGAAGAATTATATGGTACTTTAGAGGATATTCTTGATCAAGTAGAAAAAACTGGTTTTACTGCTCCTGCCATCGCTATTATTGGGAAAGTAGTTGGTTTTCGCCAAAGTTTAACAATCATTAAAAATCTTTAG
- the menB gene encoding 1,4-dihydroxy-2-naphthoyl-CoA synthase, giving the protein MNVSWETVGTYEDILYFKYDGIAKIVINRPHKRNAFRPQTVFELYSAFCDAREDQHIGVILLTGAGPHSDGKYAFCSGGDQSVRGKAGYVGNDGVPRLNVLDLQRLIRTIPKVVIALVAGYAIGGGHVLHLICDLSIAADNAIFGQTGPKVGSFDGGFGASYLARVVGQKKAREIWFLCRQYNAQEALEMGLVNIVVPLEELEAEGIKWAQEILEKSPTAIRCLKSAFNADCDGQAGIQELAGNATLLYYLTEEGTEGKQAFLEKRSPNFRQYPWLP; this is encoded by the coding sequence ATGAATGTCAGTTGGGAAACCGTTGGAACATACGAAGATATATTGTATTTTAAATATGATGGTATAGCAAAAATAGTTATTAATAGACCTCATAAACGTAATGCTTTTCGTCCTCAAACTGTATTTGAACTTTACTCAGCTTTTTGCGATGCTAGAGAAGATCAACATATTGGAGTGATTTTACTTACAGGTGCAGGACCTCACAGTGACGGTAAATACGCTTTTTGTTCTGGTGGTGATCAAAGTGTCAGAGGTAAAGCAGGATATGTGGGTAATGATGGCGTACCTCGTTTAAATGTTTTAGACCTACAAAGACTAATTCGCACTATTCCTAAAGTTGTCATTGCTTTAGTGGCAGGATATGCTATCGGTGGTGGTCATGTATTGCATTTAATCTGTGATTTGAGTATTGCCGCAGATAATGCTATTTTCGGACAAACTGGACCAAAAGTAGGAAGTTTTGATGGTGGTTTTGGAGCTAGTTATTTAGCTCGGGTAGTAGGACAAAAAAAAGCCCGTGAAATCTGGTTTTTATGTCGTCAATATAATGCTCAAGAAGCTTTAGAAATGGGGTTAGTTAATATTGTTGTACCCCTAGAAGAGTTAGAAGCAGAAGGAATAAAATGGGCACAGGAAATCCTCGAAAAAAGTCCTACGGCTATTCGTTGTTTAAAATCTGCTTTCAATGCTGATTGTGATGGTCAAGCAGGAATACAAGAGTTAGCTGGGAATGCTACTTTACTATATTATCTCACGGAAGAAGGTACAGAAGGAAAACAGGCATTTTTAGAAAAGCGATCGCCAAATTTTCGCCAATATCCTTGGCTACCATAA
- a CDS encoding quinone-dependent dihydroorotate dehydrogenase, whose translation MLNLLKPLYPVFFASLQSNPEFAHIQSLNLLQKLSYQTNNALGKWIIQEMEKSFCYSHPSLSQSLWDLNFSHPLGLAPGFDKNAQGAGIWSSFGFSFAELGAVTLHSQMGNPSPRMFRLPADKAILNRMGANNDGAEAIAERLQKTWQRHSRTIPIGINLCKSKITELNQASDDYVGSFRFLRAYADYFVINVSSPNTPGLRSLQGGEQLELILEGLQRENQGEKPILIKIAPDLEWDEIKSILRLSQQYNLSGIVATNTTIKKDGLKTKILPTTGKPITEEGGGISGQPLRHRSTEVIKFIYQETRGKLPIIGVGGIFDTESAWEKITAGASLLQFYSGWIYEGPWIVKEILQGLTEKLTENGFENISQAVGVNNK comes from the coding sequence ATGTTAAATCTTCTTAAACCTTTATACCCTGTTTTTTTTGCATCCTTACAAAGCAACCCCGAATTTGCTCATATACAAAGTCTGAATTTACTACAAAAATTAAGTTATCAGACAAATAATGCTTTAGGTAAATGGATTATTCAAGAAATGGAAAAATCTTTCTGTTATAGTCATCCTTCTTTATCTCAATCTCTATGGGATTTGAATTTTTCTCATCCTTTAGGTTTAGCACCCGGATTCGATAAAAATGCTCAAGGGGCTGGAATTTGGTCGAGTTTTGGCTTTAGTTTTGCTGAATTAGGTGCAGTTACTCTTCATTCTCAAATGGGCAATCCTTCTCCTAGAATGTTTCGTTTACCCGCAGATAAAGCTATTCTTAATCGTATGGGTGCTAATAATGATGGTGCTGAGGCGATCGCAGAAAGATTACAAAAAACATGGCAAAGACATTCTCGCACTATTCCTATCGGAATTAACTTATGTAAATCAAAAATTACCGAATTAAATCAAGCTAGTGATGATTATGTAGGCAGTTTTCGCTTCTTACGTGCCTATGCGGATTATTTTGTCATAAATGTCAGTTCTCCCAATACTCCCGGACTACGATCACTGCAAGGAGGAGAACAATTAGAGTTAATTTTAGAAGGTTTACAAAGAGAGAATCAGGGGGAAAAACCGATTTTGATTAAAATTGCCCCAGACTTAGAATGGGATGAGATAAAGTCAATTTTAAGATTATCTCAGCAATATAATTTATCAGGTATTGTTGCCACTAATACCACCATTAAAAAAGATGGTTTAAAAACGAAGATTTTACCCACAACAGGTAAACCCATAACGGAAGAAGGAGGGGGAATTAGCGGACAACCCTTAAGACATCGCTCAACGGAGGTAATTAAGTTTATTTATCAGGAAACTAGGGGTAAACTACCTATTATTGGGGTGGGTGGTATTTTTGACACAGAATCAGCATGGGAAAAAATCACAGCAGGAGCAAGTTTATTACAATTTTATAGCGGCTGGATTTATGAAGGTCCTTGGATAGTAAAAGAAATTTTGCAAGGGTTAACTGAAAAATTAACAGAAAATGGATTTGAGAATATAAGTCAAGCAGTAGGGGTGAATAATAAATAA
- a CDS encoding HpsJ family protein — protein sequence MRITSAFITLSLKLVGGILLISSLIDYLFLLIPPQLQDKNWQINITNNLVDRGIVPLIAIVLLLIGWWISDSNSNEKSATKIRLPVFIISSILGLIFLILVPLHLTNISSVSADLMNQIAQRIGQQEAQIQGFVAQLEAISRNPERLKLEIDQRNQVIEAGGVIQGQKLDPQQLQLITSQRDELQQILDLSQKPEQLNAKLQEVQTKLQSELKALEDKEKRKAQTLALKQSLRTSISSLMLAIAYTFIGWLGLQMVMKKNP from the coding sequence ATGAGAATTACATCTGCTTTTATTACTCTTTCATTAAAATTAGTGGGGGGCATTCTTTTAATTTCCTCTTTAATTGACTATCTTTTTCTCTTAATCCCTCCACAGTTACAAGATAAAAATTGGCAAATTAATATCACCAACAATTTAGTTGATAGAGGTATCGTGCCTTTAATTGCCATCGTTTTATTACTGATTGGATGGTGGATTAGTGATAGTAATAGTAATGAAAAATCAGCTACCAAGATTCGTCTTCCTGTTTTTATTATTTCTAGCATTTTAGGTTTAATATTTTTGATATTAGTACCTTTACATTTAACTAACATTAGTAGTGTCAGTGCCGATTTAATGAACCAAATTGCTCAAAGAATAGGACAACAAGAAGCTCAAATTCAAGGATTTGTCGCTCAATTAGAAGCTATTTCCAGAAACCCAGAACGATTAAAATTAGAAATTGATCAAAGAAATCAAGTCATTGAGGCTGGAGGAGTTATACAAGGACAAAAACTTGATCCTCAACAATTACAATTAATAACTAGTCAAAGAGATGAATTACAACAAATTTTGGATTTATCTCAAAAACCTGAACAACTAAATGCAAAATTACAAGAAGTACAAACAAAACTACAATCAGAGTTAAAAGCATTAGAAGATAAAGAGAAAAGAAAAGCCCAAACCTTAGCCTTAAAACAGAGTTTACGCACATCCATCAGCAGTTTAATGTTGGCGATCGCCTATACTTTTATTGGTTGGTTGGGGTTACAAATGGTAATGAAGAAAAACCCTTAA
- a CDS encoding DUF502 domain-containing protein: MLQRIKQDLKNDLIAGLLVVIPLATTIWLSYVIANWAIKFLTEIPKQINPFDGLNPIVTNLLNFFVGLTVPLALILLIGLMARNIVGRWLLDVGEKILQGIPLAGSIYKTLKQILETLFQDSETKFRRVVMVEYPRKGVWSVGFVTGKVSDMIQSQFDKPVLSIFIPTTPNPTSGWYAVIPAEEVITLSLSIEDAFKVLISGGIVSPNSGEMVHNNNNKTSISATSLTNDLSSTTTSEIS, from the coding sequence GTGTTGCAACGCATAAAGCAAGATTTAAAAAATGATTTAATTGCCGGTTTGTTAGTCGTTATTCCTTTAGCAACAACAATTTGGTTAAGTTATGTCATTGCTAACTGGGCAATTAAATTTCTCACCGAAATACCAAAACAAATTAATCCCTTTGATGGACTTAACCCCATTGTTACCAATTTATTAAATTTCTTTGTGGGATTAACCGTACCTCTGGCTTTAATATTGTTAATTGGTTTGATGGCGAGAAATATTGTTGGTAGATGGTTATTAGATGTAGGGGAAAAAATTTTACAAGGAATACCTCTTGCAGGTTCAATTTATAAAACTCTTAAACAAATTTTAGAAACCTTATTTCAAGATTCTGAAACTAAATTTAGAAGAGTTGTTATGGTAGAGTATCCTCGCAAAGGTGTCTGGAGTGTAGGATTTGTTACGGGAAAAGTCAGTGATATGATTCAATCACAATTTGATAAACCAGTATTAAGCATTTTTATCCCCACAACTCCTAACCCTACCTCTGGTTGGTATGCCGTTATTCCTGCAGAAGAAGTTATTACCCTTTCTTTATCCATTGAAGATGCTTTCAAAGTTTTGATTTCTGGGGGTATAGTTAGTCCTAACAGTGGGGAAATGGTTCATAACAATAACAATAAAACTTCCATATCAGCCACATCTTTAACCAATGATCTTTCTTCAACCACCACTTCAGAAATTAGTTAA
- a CDS encoding DEAD/DEAH box helicase: MTTSFASLGLSESLVTQVENLGFSTPTKIQTLAIPELILGRDVVGQSQTGTGKTAAYSLPILDRIDRHAKEVQALILAPTRELAQQVAESLKDLIGKERIYVLTVYGGQSMERQIRFLEKGAHIVVGTPGRIIDLLHRKHLKLDHLKYVVLDEADEMLSMGFIDDVKQILSTTPATRQTTCFSATMPREIKQLVNEFMSDPVSIMGEKPQDTPSRIDQVVYMVPRGWSKIKAIQPILEIEDPQTAIIFVRTKRTASEVTAKLQEAGQSVDEYHGDLSQQQRERLIQRWREGKVKVVVATDIAARGLDVSDLTHVFNFDLPDNSETYIHRIGRTGRAGKEGKAIALVEPSDRRLLRQIERRVNQTIRIEQIPNRSTVEAKRMEKLTEKIKESLAGERLASFLPLIKELHGEYEPSAIAAATLQILYDANCPAWLQQDWEIPPESSLKPNISGKGKPSSGRKYGSRGSGSYERKQAFGGGGSAKPKRNYDRPVKVR; encoded by the coding sequence ATGACAACTTCTTTCGCAAGTTTAGGACTATCAGAATCCCTCGTTACTCAAGTAGAAAATTTAGGTTTTTCTACCCCCACAAAAATACAAACTTTAGCTATTCCTGAATTGATTTTAGGACGTGATGTAGTGGGACAATCCCAAACGGGTACTGGTAAAACTGCAGCCTATTCTTTGCCTATTTTAGATCGTATCGATCGTCATGCTAAAGAGGTTCAAGCCTTAATTTTAGCTCCCACCAGAGAATTAGCTCAACAAGTAGCTGAGTCTCTTAAAGATTTAATTGGTAAAGAACGTATTTATGTACTAACCGTTTATGGTGGGCAATCAATGGAGCGTCAAATTCGCTTTTTAGAAAAAGGTGCTCATATTGTTGTTGGTACTCCGGGACGTATAATCGATTTATTACATCGCAAACACTTAAAATTAGATCATTTAAAATACGTAGTACTTGATGAAGCTGATGAAATGTTAAGCATGGGCTTCATTGATGATGTAAAACAAATTCTATCAACTACTCCTGCTACTCGTCAAACTACTTGTTTCTCAGCGACAATGCCTCGTGAGATTAAGCAATTAGTTAATGAATTTATGAGTGATCCTGTCAGTATCATGGGAGAAAAACCCCAAGATACTCCTTCTCGTATTGACCAAGTAGTTTATATGGTACCTCGTGGTTGGTCAAAGATTAAGGCAATTCAACCTATTTTAGAAATTGAAGATCCTCAAACGGCAATTATTTTTGTACGAACCAAACGTACTGCTTCTGAAGTGACCGCTAAGTTGCAAGAAGCAGGTCAAAGTGTGGACGAGTATCATGGTGACTTAAGTCAACAACAACGGGAGCGTTTAATTCAACGTTGGCGTGAAGGTAAAGTAAAAGTAGTAGTGGCTACTGACATTGCCGCTCGTGGCTTGGATGTTTCAGATTTAACCCACGTTTTCAACTTCGATTTACCTGATAATAGTGAGACTTATATTCACCGTATTGGGCGTACTGGAAGAGCTGGAAAAGAAGGTAAAGCCATTGCTTTAGTTGAACCTAGCGATCGCCGTTTGTTACGTCAAATTGAACGTCGTGTAAATCAAACTATCAGAATCGAACAAATTCCTAATCGTTCGACGGTGGAAGCCAAACGCATGGAAAAACTCACTGAAAAAATTAAAGAATCTCTAGCAGGTGAAAGATTAGCTTCTTTCTTACCTCTGATTAAAGAATTACACGGTGAATATGAGCCTAGTGCTATCGCTGCGGCAACTTTACAAATTTTATATGATGCCAATTGCCCCGCATGGTTACAACAGGATTGGGAAATACCCCCAGAATCTTCTTTGAAACCAAATATTAGTGGTAAAGGTAAGCCTTCTTCTGGACGTAAATACGGTAGTCGTGGTAGTGGTAGTTATGAGCGTAAACAAGCCTTTGGAGGCGGTGGTAGTGCCAAACCCAAACGTAATTATGATCGCCCTGTCAAAGTCAGATAA
- a CDS encoding glycerol-3-phosphate acyltransferase — translation MTQLWGVLLILFISPIIGAIPLIDWFTYAVSGKNLQKLGTGNISVSAAFYHGGKLAGILAVLCEAGKGIAVVLLTRTFFPFGSTWEIVAIIALVMGRYWGGKGAGATNVTWGIITHNPIAALLIFLIGGVSFTLWREKKTGRVGILVLMVVILSAQRINELEYILMTIALASLLTVIYRRMPDDLDLQTSQVNPESAKMFRFFRGDFGILSLNESLNPAQVGAKAANLSLLTKWGYNVPKGWVVKAGDDIGKLSQFFQPSFSKPLVVRSSALDEDSLNASAAGIYESFLNINDIPSLQQAIINCLSSYDTSIAINYRQSRHKKDQGIAVIIQEQINGIFSGVAFSRDPVNQLQDCVCIEAIEGMGLPLVSGEVTPKQYKVNFPEETLEGEENEKIPAHILITIAKIAREIENISKGVPQDIEWTYDGEKIWLLQTRPITTLQPLWTRKIAAEVIPGVIKSLTWSINQPLTCGVWGDIFAIVLGKKAAGFDFNQTATLHYHRAYFNATLLGDIFLLMGLPPESLEFLTRGSKFTKPPLIATFKNLFGLWRLFKKELKLEADFIYDHDRYFAPILDELKEINPDILSSQELLNRIKSILDTLKKATYYSIFSPLSYALRQAILKVSPHDLDNNDIPEISSFNALKNIAIDTKKLIYNKEFNNLDFDNYAAFFAYLAELNEGECVLNRLDKWLDKYGYLSEVATDISVSRWQENAREMKVMFTKLVFEKENNSIATKQINKVTWQIKAVQKRLNLKGKVTEIYSQLLAYLRYSFLALEKQWLQENILTKEGDIFFLTLGEISNFIEQENNEINLIELIQQRQYQWQESKKITSIPYLIYGKAPNIDLMYKYTPISSNSRFIGIGASAGIIEGKIKIISTLTQAIEISRETIIVVPYTDSGWTTILAQAGGIIAEVGGKLSHGAIIAREYEIPAVMDIHHATGIFKDGQLVRLNGNQGTVEIL, via the coding sequence ATCACACAACTTTGGGGCGTATTGTTAATATTATTCATTAGTCCGATAATCGGTGCAATACCCCTCATTGATTGGTTTACCTATGCAGTATCAGGGAAAAACTTGCAAAAATTAGGCACGGGGAATATTTCTGTCTCAGCCGCTTTCTATCATGGAGGAAAATTAGCGGGAATTTTAGCCGTTTTATGCGAAGCAGGAAAAGGTATTGCTGTAGTCTTATTGACAAGAACATTTTTTCCCTTTGGCTCAACTTGGGAAATTGTTGCCATCATAGCATTAGTGATGGGGCGCTATTGGGGCGGAAAAGGTGCGGGGGCAACGAATGTTACTTGGGGTATAATTACTCACAATCCTATAGCTGCATTGTTAATTTTTCTCATCGGTGGTGTTAGCTTTACTCTGTGGCGAGAAAAAAAAACTGGAAGAGTCGGAATTCTTGTGTTGATGGTAGTTATTTTATCCGCTCAAAGAATTAATGAATTAGAATATATTTTGATGACAATAGCATTAGCTAGTTTATTAACAGTAATTTATCGGCGAATGCCTGACGATTTAGATTTACAAACCAGTCAAGTTAACCCAGAGTCAGCTAAAATGTTTCGCTTTTTTCGAGGAGATTTTGGTATTCTCAGTTTAAATGAATCTTTAAATCCTGCACAAGTTGGTGCTAAAGCAGCCAATTTATCTTTACTTACAAAATGGGGTTACAATGTTCCTAAAGGCTGGGTAGTTAAAGCTGGAGATGATATTGGTAAATTAAGTCAATTTTTTCAACCTTCTTTTAGTAAGCCTTTAGTAGTACGATCATCTGCTCTTGACGAGGACTCTCTTAATGCTTCTGCGGCGGGAATTTATGAAAGTTTTTTAAATATAAATGATATTCCTAGTTTACAACAGGCTATCATCAATTGTCTTTCTTCCTATGATACCTCGATTGCTATCAATTATCGTCAAAGTAGGCATAAAAAAGATCAAGGCATTGCTGTTATTATCCAAGAACAAATTAATGGTATATTTTCAGGTGTAGCTTTTAGTAGAGATCCTGTTAATCAATTACAAGACTGCGTTTGTATAGAAGCCATTGAGGGAATGGGTTTACCTTTAGTATCAGGAGAAGTTACCCCAAAACAATATAAAGTTAACTTTCCTGAAGAAACTTTAGAAGGAGAAGAAAACGAGAAAATTCCTGCTCATATTTTAATTACTATCGCTAAAATTGCTAGAGAAATTGAAAATATATCCAAAGGAGTTCCTCAAGATATAGAATGGACTTATGACGGTGAAAAAATTTGGTTATTGCAAACTCGTCCTATCACCACATTACAACCTTTATGGACGAGAAAAATTGCCGCTGAAGTTATCCCCGGAGTGATAAAATCATTAACATGGTCAATTAATCAACCTCTTACCTGCGGAGTTTGGGGTGATATTTTCGCTATTGTATTAGGCAAAAAAGCTGCTGGTTTCGATTTTAATCAAACGGCTACCTTACATTATCATCGAGCATATTTTAATGCTACCCTTTTAGGAGATATTTTTCTGTTAATGGGTTTACCCCCAGAGAGTTTAGAATTTCTTACCCGTGGCAGTAAGTTTACAAAACCGCCTTTAATAGCAACTTTCAAAAATTTATTTGGTTTATGGAGATTATTCAAAAAAGAGTTAAAATTAGAAGCTGATTTTATTTATGATCATGATCGATATTTTGCTCCTATTTTAGATGAATTAAAAGAGATTAATCCTGATATTTTATCCTCTCAAGAATTATTAAATCGAATTAAGAGTATTTTAGACACTCTAAAAAAAGCAACTTACTATAGTATTTTTTCTCCTCTTAGTTATGCTTTAAGACAAGCAATTTTAAAAGTGTCTCCCCATGATTTAGATAATAATGATATTCCAGAAATTTCTTCTTTTAATGCTTTAAAAAATATTGCTATTGACACCAAAAAATTAATTTATAATAAGGAATTTAATAATTTAGATTTTGATAACTATGCAGCTTTCTTTGCTTATTTAGCTGAATTAAATGAAGGAGAATGTGTCTTAAATCGTCTTGATAAATGGTTAGATAAATATGGTTATCTAAGTGAAGTTGCCACAGATATTTCAGTTTCTCGTTGGCAAGAAAATGCAAGAGAAATGAAAGTAATGTTTACTAAACTGGTTTTTGAAAAAGAAAATAATTCTATTGCTACTAAACAAATAAATAAAGTTACTTGGCAGATAAAAGCTGTACAAAAAAGACTCAATTTAAAAGGCAAAGTTACCGAAATTTATTCACAATTATTAGCTTATTTACGTTATAGTTTTTTAGCCTTAGAAAAACAATGGTTGCAAGAGAATATTTTAACAAAAGAAGGAGATATATTCTTTTTAACCTTAGGTGAAATTAGTAATTTTATTGAACAAGAAAATAATGAAATTAACTTAATAGAATTAATCCAACAACGTCAATATCAATGGCAAGAAAGCAAAAAAATTACCTCTATTCCTTACTTAATTTATGGTAAAGCACCTAACATTGATTTAATGTATAAATATACTCCTATTTCTTCCAATTCACGTTTTATTGGTATTGGTGCTAGTGCAGGAATTATCGAAGGTAAAATAAAAATAATATCAACTCTAACACAAGCTATTGAAATAAGCCGTGAAACTATTATTGTTGTGCCTTATACTGATTCGGGTTGGACAACAATTTTAGCTCAAGCTGGAGGAATTATTGCTGAAGTGGGGGGCAAACTTTCCCATGGTGCAATTATTGCTAGAGAATATGAAATTCCCGCAGTGATGGATATTCATCATGCCACAGGAATTTTTAAAGATGGTCAATTAGTACGATTAAATGGTAATCAAGGTACAGTGGAAATTTTATAG